In a single window of the Papaver somniferum cultivar HN1 chromosome 8, ASM357369v1, whole genome shotgun sequence genome:
- the LOC113306004 gene encoding uncharacterized protein LOC113306004 produces MARKYMLRNQLHNVKKGNLTILVFLHNVKTIADSLEAIGEKVSDSDLVIYVLNGLDREFDTYIVVAQNKETSFTFAEIKPRLLNHKQWLIEQQHDSSITYDAQHPTAFYDRNGPSYSFNGNGRGKPRHNGNNESFKPSGSRNNGNGPYQGSTSYQGNGSYSSYHGNGSYQGSNLDRLMDFTTLNEDTTYSDPFTSTASHWISNSSATAHMTEDKHLLQNTFNYKGKDQVQVGNDELLKGPFQVLLKSSGINVIISCPKTPEQNGLAERKHRHITEMENTLLFNSSCPKEFWYDAFLTATYFIN; encoded by the exons ATGGCCAGAAAGTATATGCTCAGAAATCAACTCCATAATGTAAAGAAAGGAAATTTGACTATCTTGGTTTTCTTACATAATGTCAAAACTATAGCTGACTCACTAGAAGCAATTGGAGAAAAAGTTAGTGATTCAGATTTGGTTATCTATGTACTAAATGGGTTAGACAGAGAGTTTGATACTTATATTGTAGTTGCACAAAATAAAGAAACTTCTTTTACTTTTGCTGAGATTAAACCAAGGCTGTTAAATCATAAGCAATGGCTCATTGAGCAACAACATGATTCCAGTATTACTTATGATGCACAACATCCCACTGCTTTTTATGATAGAAATGGACCCAGTTATAGTTTTAATGGTAATGGCAGAGGTAAACCAAGACATAATGGAAATAATGAGAGTTTTAAACCTTCTGGTTCAAGAAATAATGGGAATGGTCCATATCAAGGCAGTACTTCATATCAAGGAAATGGTTCATACTCTTCATATCATGGAAATGGTTCATATCAAGGTAGTAATTTGGACAGATTAATG gattttactACTTTGAATGAAGATACTACTTATTCTGATCCTTTTACTTCAACTGCTTCACATTGGATTTCTAATTCTAGTGCCACTGCTCACATGACTGAAGATAAGCATTTGTTACAAAATACTTTTAATTATAAAGGAAAGGATCAAGTACAAGTTGGTAATG ATGAACTGCTTAAAGGACCATTTCAGGTTTTGTTAAAATCCAGTGGTATAAATGTAATAATTTCCTGTCCTAAGACCCCAGAACAGAATGGCCTTGCTGAAAGGAAGCATAGGCACATTACTGAAATGGAAAATACTCTTCTGTTCAATTCCTCTTGTCCAAAAGAATTTTGGTATGATGCATTTTTAACTGCAACTTATTTTATAAATTGA